A stretch of DNA from Brevibacillus ruminantium:
TGACCTATAAGGGGTTCGGAGCTCGATGATTTTATGTTAAATGTGAGCGTGGACCTGATCGATAGACATGTACGGCCTTCGCAGTCGGGAGAAGAGCGGAAAGCGCGAAACATCAAGCTTTTGCAGGAGCAGGGGATGGCCGATTAGATCTACCGCTACGACTGGGCTTGCGTCAATGCGAGAATAAACGGCAGGACTGTAGAGGGCGGGCTGAACGATGAGGTTGTATTGGAATGTCACAGGGCGCTGAATTGACTCGTCAACTACATGGAGGACGAGTGGGATGATGTGCGGACAGATACGTAAAGACGCATGATAAAAATGGTGGGAAGGATAAGCTGATGTCGTGGAAAACGATGTCAGCTTTTCTTTTCCGATAAAATTATCATGCGCTTGTTAGAATCGCGTGGCAGCAGACATCCACCTATGGAAAAAAGATGAAAAATACGTGTTGAATTTTCTTTAAATTTCGAATAGACT
This window harbors:
- a CDS encoding DUF4272 domain-containing protein, which encodes MYRYDWACVNARINGRTVEGGLNDEVVLECHRALN